One window from the genome of Paramormyrops kingsleyae isolate MSU_618 chromosome 3, PKINGS_0.4, whole genome shotgun sequence encodes:
- the LOC111857311 gene encoding kelch-like protein 10, whose product MEESHTSATTKSYTMEREMMAPTFHIFNELRLTGALCDVVLVADGVEFEAHKIILCGCSTYFRALFTSDWDVKGKGKYNIPGVSPEGMNLVIEYAYTHSVLITVDNVESLLAAGDQLNIPGIVQHCSDFLTVQLCVSNCVGIYSTADSYCLPELRQSAFHFLLENFTEVASTSEEFLKLTLHQLCEVIEKDELRVEQEEVVFDAVLRWIFHEPASRKAHISVLLPKVRMARMDGKYFIKYVMKHDLVKGNEECRPIFNDTLKVMCDLDINGPPQSDFEHPLVRPRLPADILLAIGGWNDRPSNVIEAYDSRADRWVNVTQQGDKPRAHHGMVYLKGFVYCIGGCDGGACLDSVHKFDPIARTWHTVAPMQSRRCYSAVTVLDGSIYVMGGRNADGRLNTVERYDPETDRWSFIQPMNAERSDASATTLHGKIYICGGFNGAECLATVECYDPITNRWSMIAPMRTPRHGVGVIAHHGRIYAVGGTDRFECLRSVEVYDPLSNHWHAVAPMFNRRCNFGIEVVDDQIFVVGGQDGFVTITTVECYDAGTGNWYRAQDIGISRATVRCCVVPAHPCIIRYAAPRKPLLANQGEEDPSTSNSMPNG is encoded by the exons ATGGAGGAGTCACACACTTCTGCAACAACGAAGAGCTACACCATGGAGCGCGAAATGATGGCTCCAACTTTCCACATTTTCAACGAGCTGCGTCTTACGGGAGCGCTCTGTGATGTGGTTCTTGTTGCGGATGGTGTTGAATTTGAAGCCCACAAAATTATTTTGTGTGGCTGCAGCACCTATTTCAG AGCTCTCTTCACCAGTGACTGGGATGTCAAGGGGAAGGGCAAATACAACATCCCAGGCGTGTCCCCAGAAGGGATGAACCTGGTGATAGAGTATGCCTACACCCACTCTGTACTCATCACGGTCGATAACGTGGAGAGCCTCCTGGCGGCCGGTGATCAATTAAACATCCCGGGCATTGTACAGCACTGCAGTGACTTCCTGACCGTCCAGCTCTGCGTCAGTAACTGCGTTGGCATTTATAGCACCGCCGACAGCTATTGCCTCCCCGAGCTGCGCCAGTCTGCCTTCCACTTTCTCCTGGAAAACTTCACGGAGGTCGCCAGCACCTCCGAGGAGTTCCTGAAGCTCACCCTGCACCAGCTCTGTGAGGTCATTGAGAAGGATGAGCTCAGGGTAGAACAGGAGGAAGTGGTCTTTGACGCCGTCCTGCGCTGGATCTTCCATGAGCCTGCCAGCCGCAAGGCCCACATTTCTGTGCTGTTGCCTAAG GTGCGAATGGCTCGCATGGACGGAAAATACTTCATCAAGTATGTCATGAAACATGACCTAGTGAAGGGCAATGAGGAGTGCAGGCCCATTTTTAATGACACTTTGAAGGTCATGTGTGACCTGGACATTAATGGTCCCCCACAATCGGACTTTGAGCACCCGCTGGTCCGCCCACGCCTGCCCGCTGACATCTTGCTGGCCATTGGTGGCTGGAATGACCGGCCAAGCAATGTGATAGAGGCGTATGACTCGAGAGCCGACCGCTGGGTAAATGTGACGCAGCAGGGTGACAAACCCCGGGCCCACCATGGCATGGTGTACCTCAAGGGGTTTGTATACTGCATCGGGGGGTGTGATGGTGGTGCCTGCTTGGACAGTGTGCACAAGTTCGACCCCATCGCACGGACTTGGCACACTGTGGCCCCGATGCAGTCGCGCCGCTGCTATTCCGCTGTGACTGTGCTGGATGGCTCCATCTATGTCATGGGCGGCCGTAATGCCGACGGACGCCTCAACACGGTCGAAAGGTACGATCCTGAGACCGATAGATGGAGCTTCATCCAGCCCATGAACGCGGAAAGAAGCGACGCCAGTGCTACCACCCTCCATGGCAAG ATATACATCTGTGGGGGCTTTAATGGCGCTGAGTGCCTCGCCACTGTTGAGTGCTATGACCCCATCACCAACCGATGGAGCATGATTGCTCCTATGAGAACACCCCGGCATGGTGTTGGGGTCATAGCACATCATGGGAGAATCTATGCG GTGGGCGGTACAGACAGGTTCGAGTGCCTGCGGAGCGTGGAAGTCTACGACCCATTGTCCAATCACTGGCATGCTGTGGCACCCATGTTCAACAGACGGTGTAATTTCGGCATTGAGGTGGTTGATGACCAGATCTTCGTGGTGGGCGGCCAAGATGGGTTTGTAACCATCACGACAGTAGAATGCTATGATGCAGGGACAGGCAATTGGTACCGAGCTCAAGACATTGGCATATCCCGCGCAACCGTCAGATGTTGCGTAGTACCTGCCCATCCCTGCATCATACGCTATGCTGCCCCTCGCAAACCCTTGCTGGCCAATCAGGGGGAGGAAGATCCATCCACCTCCAACAGCATGCCTAATGGGTAA
- the LOC140588237 gene encoding kelch-like protein 10: MEESHTSATTKSYTMEREMMAPTFHIFNELRLTGALCDVVLVADGVEFEAHKIILCGCSTYFRALFTSDWDVKGKGKYNIPGVSPEGMNLVIEYAYTHSVLITVDNVESLLAAGDQLNIPGIVQHCSDFLTVQLCVSNCVGIYSTADSYCLPELRQSAFHFLLENFTEVASTSEEFLKLTLHQLCEVIEKDELRVEQEEVVFDAVLRWIFHEPASRKAHISVLLPKVRMARMDGKYFIKYVMKHDLVKGNEECRPIFNDTLKVMCDLDINGPPQSDFEHPLVRPRLPADILLAIGGWNDRPSNVIEAYDSRADRWVNVTQQGDKPRAHHGMVYLKGFVYCIGGCDGGACLDSVHKFDPIARTWHTVAPMQSRRCYSAVTVLDGSIYVMGGRNADGRLNTVERYDPETDRWSFIQPMNAERSDASATTLHGKIYICGGFNGAECLATVECYDPITNRWSMIAPMRTPRHGVGVIAHHGRIYAVGGTDRFECLRSVEVYDPLSNHWHAVAPMFNRRCNFGIEVVDDQIFVVGGQDGFVTITTVECYDAGTGNWYRAQDIGISRATVRCCVVPAHPCIIRYAAPRKPLLANQGEEDPSTSNSMPNG, translated from the exons ATGGAGGAGTCACACACTTCTGCAACAACGAAGAGCTACACCATGGAGCGCGAAATGATGGCTCCAACTTTCCACATTTTCAACGAGCTGCGTCTTACGGGAGCGCTCTGTGATGTGGTTCTTGTTGCGGATGGTGTTGAATTTGAAGCCCACAAAATTATTTTGTGTGGCTGCAGCACCTATTTCAG AGCTCTCTTCACCAGTGACTGGGATGTCAAGGGGAAGGGCAAATACAACATCCCAGGCGTGTCCCCAGAAGGGATGAACCTGGTGATAGAGTATGCCTACACCCACTCTGTACTCATCACGGTCGATAACGTGGAGAGCCTCCTGGCGGCCGGTGATCAATTAAACATCCCGGGCATTGTACAGCACTGCAGTGACTTCCTGACCGTCCAGCTCTGCGTCAGTAACTGCGTTGGCATTTATAGCACCGCCGACAGCTATTGCCTCCCCGAGCTGCGCCAGTCTGCCTTCCACTTTCTCCTGGAAAACTTCACGGAGGTCGCCAGCACCTCCGAGGAGTTCCTGAAGCTCACCCTGCACCAGCTCTGTGAGGTCATTGAGAAGGATGAGCTCAGGGTAGAACAGGAGGAAGTGGTCTTTGACGCCGTCCTGCGCTGGATCTTCCATGAGCCTGCCAGCCGCAAGGCCCACATTTCTGTGCTGTTGCCTAAG GTGCGAATGGCTCGCATGGACGGAAAATACTTCATCAAGTATGTCATGAAACATGACCTAGTGAAGGGCAATGAGGAGTGCAGGCCCATTTTTAATGACACTTTGAAGGTCATGTGTGACCTGGACATTAATGGTCCCCCACAATCGGACTTTGAGCACCCGCTGGTCCGCCCACGCCTGCCCGCTGACATCTTGCTGGCCATTGGTGGCTGGAATGACCGGCCAAGCAATGTGATAGAGGCGTATGACTCGAGAGCCGACCGCTGGGTAAATGTGACGCAGCAGGGTGACAAACCCCGGGCCCACCATGGCATGGTGTACCTCAAGGGGTTTGTATACTGCATCGGGGGGTGTGATGGTGGTGCCTGCTTGGACAGTGTGCACAAGTTCGACCCCATCGCACGGACTTGGCACACTGTGGCCCCGATGCAGTCGCGCCGCTGCTATTCCGCTGTGACTGTGCTGGATGGCTCCATCTATGTCATGGGCGGCCGTAATGCCGACGGACGCCTCAACACGGTCGAAAGGTACGATCCTGAGACCGATAGATGGAGCTTCATCCAGCCCATGAACGCGGAAAGAAGCGACGCCAGTGCTACCACCCTCCATGGCAAG ATATACATCTGTGGGGGCTTTAATGGCGCTGAGTGCCTCGCCACTGTTGAGTGCTATGACCCCATCACCAACCGATGGAGCATGATTGCTCCTATGAGAACACCCCGGCATGGTGTTGGGGTCATAGCACATCATGGGAGAATCTATGCG GTGGGCGGTACAGACAGGTTCGAGTGCCTGCGGAGCGTGGAAGTCTACGACCCATTGTCCAATCACTGGCATGCTGTGGCACCCATGTTCAACAGACGGTGTAATTTCGGCATTGAGGTGGTTGATGACCAGATATTCGTGGTGGGCGGCCAAGATGGGTTTGTAACCATCACGACAGTAGAATGCTATGATGCAGGGACAGGCAATTGGTACCGAGCTCAAGACATTGGCATATCCCGCGCAACCGTCAGATGTTGCGTAGTACCTGCCCATCCCTGCATCATACGCTATGCTGCCCCTCGCAAACCCTTGCTGGCCAATCAGGGGGAGGAAGATCCATCCACCTCCAACAGCATGCCTAATGGGTAA